In Planctomycetota bacterium, a genomic segment contains:
- a CDS encoding NAD(P)H-hydrate dehydratase, with protein sequence MLHVSNVPEPPVRSEEAHKGTHGKLLVVGGSATSLGAPMLAARAAYRVGCGYVRVALPRKMMAAGLSTLPEAVGVDRDDLRAAIADSQAIVVGPGLGTDAEADMLLDEVLASDLPTVLDADALNLLAARDAMPVLPQQAVLTPHPGEMARLTGASVPHDDAGRERLAAASTFGRVLVLKGPRTLVCDGTTLYRNTTGDSTLAKAGTGDVLAGVIGAFLAAGMPAFDAAVLGVHRHGLAGELVGRRLGRHGALASDIADAMAEVLR encoded by the coding sequence ATGCTTCACGTAAGCAATGTGCCTGAGCCACCGGTCCGTTCGGAAGAGGCGCACAAGGGCACTCACGGCAAGCTGCTCGTGGTCGGTGGCTCGGCGACGTCGCTCGGGGCGCCGATGCTGGCTGCAAGAGCGGCGTACCGCGTCGGCTGTGGGTACGTGCGGGTCGCCCTGCCACGCAAGATGATGGCGGCGGGGTTGTCGACTCTGCCTGAGGCGGTCGGGGTGGATCGCGACGACCTGAGAGCGGCCATCGCGGACTCGCAGGCGATCGTCGTCGGCCCCGGGCTTGGAACGGACGCGGAGGCGGACATGTTGCTCGACGAGGTGCTCGCTTCGGATCTGCCGACGGTGTTGGACGCCGATGCGTTGAACCTGCTCGCCGCACGCGATGCGATGCCGGTGCTCCCGCAGCAGGCAGTGCTGACGCCCCATCCAGGCGAAATGGCTCGATTGACCGGCGCGAGCGTGCCGCATGATGACGCGGGCCGCGAGCGGCTCGCCGCGGCGTCGACTTTCGGCCGAGTCCTCGTGCTCAAGGGGCCGCGAACGCTCGTGTGCGACGGGACCACGCTCTACCGCAACACGACCGGCGACTCCACGCTCGCCAAGGCAGGCACGGGCGACGTGCTGGCGGGCGTGATCGGGGCGTTCCTCGCAGCAGGCATGCCAGCCTTCGATGCCGCGGTGCTGGGCGTCCATCGCCATGGCCTTGCCGGCGAGCTCGTCGGGCGACGACTCGGCCGTCATGGAGCTCTTGCGAGTGACATCGCGGACGCGATGGCGGAAGTGCTTCGGTAG